From the Cervus elaphus chromosome 20, mCerEla1.1, whole genome shotgun sequence genome, one window contains:
- the MFSD14A gene encoding hippocampus abundant transcript 1 protein isoform X1 — MTQGKKKKRAANRSIMLAKKIIIKDGGTPQGIGSPSVYHAVIVIFLEFFAWGLLTAPTLVVLHETFPKHTFLMNGLIQGVKGLLSFLSAPLIGALSDVWGRKSFLLLTVFFTCAPIPLMKISPWWYFAVISVSGVFAVTFSVVFAYVADITQEHERSMAYGLVSATFAASLVTSPAIGAYLGRVYGDSLVVVLATAIALLDICFILVAVPESLPEKMRPASWGAPISWEQADPFASLKKVGQDSIVLLICITVFLSYLPEAGQYSSFFLYLRQIMKFSPESVAAFIAVLGILSIIAQTIVLSLLMRSIGNKNTILLGLGFQILQLAWYGFGSEPWMMWAAGAVAAMSSITFPAVSALVSRTADADQQGVVQGMITGIRGLCNGLGPALYGFIFYIFHVELKELPMTGTDLGTNTSPQHHFEQNSIIPGPPFLFGACSVLLALLVALFIPEHTNLSLRSSNWRKHCGSHSHPHSTQAPGEAKEPLLQDTNV, encoded by the exons CCTCAAGGAATAGGTTCTCCTAGTGTTTATCATGCAGTTATCGTCATCTTTTTGGAGTTTTTCGCTTGGGGATTATTGACAGCACCCACCTTGGTG gtATTACATGAAACCTTCCCTAAACATACATTTCTGATGAATGGCCTAATTCAAGGAGTAAAG gGTTTGTTGTCCTTCCTCAGTGCCCCTCTTATTGGTGCTCTTTCTGATGTTTGGGGCCGAAAATCCTTCTTGCTGCTAACAGTATTTTTCACGTGTGCCCCAATTCCTTTAATGAAAATCAGCCCATG GTGGTACTTTGCTGTTATCTCTGTTTCTGGGGTTTTTGCAGTGACTTTCTCTGTGGTATTTGCATATGTAGCAGATATAACCCAAGAACATGAAAGAAGTATGGCATATGGCCTG GTTTCGGCAACATTCGCTGCAAGTTTGGTAACCAGTCCTGCAATTGGCGCTTATCTTGGGCGAGTGTACGGGGACAGCTTGGTGGTGGTCCTGGCGACAGCGATAGCTTTGCTAGATATTTGTTTTATCCTGGTTGCCGTGCCAGAGTCATTACCTGAGAAGATGCGGCCTGCGTCGTGGGGAGCACCCATTTCCTGGGAACAGGCTGACCCCTTTGCG TCCTTAAAAAAGGTGGGCCAAGACTCCATTGTGCTGCTCATCTGCATTACCGTGTTTCTTTCCTACTTACCAGAGGCAGGCCAATATTCCAGCTTTTTTTTATACCTCAGACAG ATAATGAAATTTTCACCAGAAAGTGTTGCAGCATTTATAGCAGTCCTTGGCATTCTTTCTATTATTGCACAG ACCATAGTCTTGAGTTTACTTATGAGGTCAATTGGAAATAAGAACACCATTTTATTGGGTCTGGGATTTCAAATATTACAACTGGCATGGTATGGCTTCGGTTCAGAACCTTG GATGATGTGGGCTGCTGGGGCGGTGGCAGCCATGTCCAGCATCACCTTTCCCGCCGTCAGTGCACTGGTTTCACGAACTGCTGATGCTGATCAACAAG GTGTCGTTCAAGGAATGATAACAGGAATTCGAGGATTATGCAATGGTCTGGGACCAGCTCTTTATGgatttattttctacatattcCATGTGGAACTTAAAGAACTGCCAATGACAGGAACAGACTTGGGAACAAACACAAGCCCACAGCACCATTTTGAACAG aatTCCATCATCCCTGGCCCCCCCTTCCTCTTTGGAGCCTGTTCAGTACTGCTGGCTCTGCTTGTTGCCTTGTTTATTCCGGAACATACGAATCTAAGCTTACGGTCCAGCAACTGGAGAAAGCACTGTGGCAGCCACAGCCATCCTCACAGCACACAAGCGCCGGGGGAGGCCAAAGAGCCTTTGCTCCAGGACACAAACGTGTGA
- the MFSD14A gene encoding hippocampus abundant transcript 1 protein isoform X2, which yields MTQGKKKKRAANRSIMLAKKIIIKDGGTVLHETFPKHTFLMNGLIQGVKGLLSFLSAPLIGALSDVWGRKSFLLLTVFFTCAPIPLMKISPWWYFAVISVSGVFAVTFSVVFAYVADITQEHERSMAYGLVSATFAASLVTSPAIGAYLGRVYGDSLVVVLATAIALLDICFILVAVPESLPEKMRPASWGAPISWEQADPFASLKKVGQDSIVLLICITVFLSYLPEAGQYSSFFLYLRQIMKFSPESVAAFIAVLGILSIIAQTIVLSLLMRSIGNKNTILLGLGFQILQLAWYGFGSEPWMMWAAGAVAAMSSITFPAVSALVSRTADADQQGVVQGMITGIRGLCNGLGPALYGFIFYIFHVELKELPMTGTDLGTNTSPQHHFEQNSIIPGPPFLFGACSVLLALLVALFIPEHTNLSLRSSNWRKHCGSHSHPHSTQAPGEAKEPLLQDTNV from the exons gtATTACATGAAACCTTCCCTAAACATACATTTCTGATGAATGGCCTAATTCAAGGAGTAAAG gGTTTGTTGTCCTTCCTCAGTGCCCCTCTTATTGGTGCTCTTTCTGATGTTTGGGGCCGAAAATCCTTCTTGCTGCTAACAGTATTTTTCACGTGTGCCCCAATTCCTTTAATGAAAATCAGCCCATG GTGGTACTTTGCTGTTATCTCTGTTTCTGGGGTTTTTGCAGTGACTTTCTCTGTGGTATTTGCATATGTAGCAGATATAACCCAAGAACATGAAAGAAGTATGGCATATGGCCTG GTTTCGGCAACATTCGCTGCAAGTTTGGTAACCAGTCCTGCAATTGGCGCTTATCTTGGGCGAGTGTACGGGGACAGCTTGGTGGTGGTCCTGGCGACAGCGATAGCTTTGCTAGATATTTGTTTTATCCTGGTTGCCGTGCCAGAGTCATTACCTGAGAAGATGCGGCCTGCGTCGTGGGGAGCACCCATTTCCTGGGAACAGGCTGACCCCTTTGCG TCCTTAAAAAAGGTGGGCCAAGACTCCATTGTGCTGCTCATCTGCATTACCGTGTTTCTTTCCTACTTACCAGAGGCAGGCCAATATTCCAGCTTTTTTTTATACCTCAGACAG ATAATGAAATTTTCACCAGAAAGTGTTGCAGCATTTATAGCAGTCCTTGGCATTCTTTCTATTATTGCACAG ACCATAGTCTTGAGTTTACTTATGAGGTCAATTGGAAATAAGAACACCATTTTATTGGGTCTGGGATTTCAAATATTACAACTGGCATGGTATGGCTTCGGTTCAGAACCTTG GATGATGTGGGCTGCTGGGGCGGTGGCAGCCATGTCCAGCATCACCTTTCCCGCCGTCAGTGCACTGGTTTCACGAACTGCTGATGCTGATCAACAAG GTGTCGTTCAAGGAATGATAACAGGAATTCGAGGATTATGCAATGGTCTGGGACCAGCTCTTTATGgatttattttctacatattcCATGTGGAACTTAAAGAACTGCCAATGACAGGAACAGACTTGGGAACAAACACAAGCCCACAGCACCATTTTGAACAG aatTCCATCATCCCTGGCCCCCCCTTCCTCTTTGGAGCCTGTTCAGTACTGCTGGCTCTGCTTGTTGCCTTGTTTATTCCGGAACATACGAATCTAAGCTTACGGTCCAGCAACTGGAGAAAGCACTGTGGCAGCCACAGCCATCCTCACAGCACACAAGCGCCGGGGGAGGCCAAAGAGCCTTTGCTCCAGGACACAAACGTGTGA